The following proteins are co-located in the Micromonospora viridifaciens genome:
- a CDS encoding class I SAM-dependent methyltransferase codes for MTVQEREMTGVDWPGWLARWDAQQTGYLPHREARFDAMLDVLGELLPAEFVAVDLASGPGSLSHRLLRRFPEARCVAVDLDPVLVEIGRQSSTALGDRLRFVEADVSRPDLVELLGVARVDAVLSSTALHWLPSHALAAVYARMAGLIRPGGVLLNADNIPFSREPGVFQQLAEARRARHAVAAFGADMASGWRDFWEAAAAEPALASAAAERERRFATVGRDHPESLLEFHLAALRDAGFSTVGVIWQEFDDRIVAAIR; via the coding sequence ATGACGGTCCAGGAGAGGGAAATGACCGGCGTGGACTGGCCCGGCTGGCTGGCCCGCTGGGACGCCCAGCAGACCGGCTACCTGCCGCACCGCGAGGCCCGCTTCGACGCGATGCTGGACGTGCTCGGCGAGTTGCTGCCCGCCGAGTTCGTCGCGGTCGACCTGGCCAGCGGGCCCGGTTCGCTCAGTCACCGGCTGTTGCGTCGTTTCCCCGAGGCGCGGTGCGTGGCGGTGGACCTGGACCCGGTGCTGGTGGAGATCGGCCGGCAGAGCTCGACCGCGCTGGGTGACCGGCTCCGCTTCGTCGAGGCCGACGTGAGCCGGCCCGACCTGGTCGAGCTGCTCGGCGTGGCGCGGGTCGACGCGGTGTTGAGCAGCACGGCGCTGCACTGGCTGCCGTCGCACGCGCTCGCCGCCGTGTACGCGCGCATGGCCGGGCTGATCCGGCCCGGTGGCGTGCTGCTCAACGCGGACAACATCCCGTTCAGCCGGGAACCAGGGGTCTTCCAGCAGCTCGCCGAGGCACGGCGGGCTCGGCACGCCGTGGCGGCCTTCGGTGCGGACATGGCCAGCGGCTGGCGGGACTTCTGGGAGGCCGCCGCCGCCGAGCCGGCACTCGCCTCAGCCGCCGCGGAACGGGAACGCCGGTTCGCCACCGTCGGGCGGGACCATCCCGAGTCCCTGCTGGAGTTCCATCTCGCCGCCCTGCGCGATGCCGGGTTCAGCACCGTCGGTGTGATCTGGCAGGAGTTCGACGACCGGATCGTCGCCGCGATCCGCTGA
- a CDS encoding Kelch repeat-containing protein — protein MKIPMRAGAALALVAAMSTASSAHAASPDIVVSPGELTVTHPMGEASQATFTVTNSSAAARRVTVSEATGTFTIQGAAEVQGAAAVPAKVVPAEGGWHRLADTKAAAQAEAMAEAAAAPWVDVAAYPIPIMDNLMAVHEGKVYSVAGVTKSAMTAAGYVYDPSAKAWAAIAPLAKPREKPAGAFIDGKLYVVGGWAETGGPAADVEVFDPATGAWSKAAPNPEPLAASAAAVVDGKLYVVGGCDDGYCGSTTVQSYDPKTDAWTAKAAYPQEISWQSCGTIAGKIYCAGGLSDDAGVTANLHVYDPATNSWTALAPMPTALWGSGYAAAGGQLLVSGGSTAEGLTNVGFRFDPQTSSWTPLPNSSQLLRRGGSACGFYRVGGSTGDFTGVTVAEVLPGYDACGDDVPWLSADPVQLDLQPGQTQTVTVTMDSAGVAQPGTFTAALRISSDAGDVVDPVKVTMIVEAPARWGKLSGVVTRASCAGGTPLEGATVVVTSGGVTEVLKTGPDGGYALWLDKHQSPVTVIASSDGWRADTAEVKIKKGEGATASFKLNPYPACR, from the coding sequence ATGAAAATCCCCATGCGGGCGGGGGCCGCCCTCGCCCTGGTAGCGGCAATGTCCACGGCGTCGAGCGCGCACGCCGCGTCGCCGGACATCGTGGTCTCTCCCGGCGAGCTGACCGTGACGCATCCGATGGGCGAGGCCAGCCAGGCCACCTTCACCGTGACCAACTCCTCGGCCGCGGCCAGGCGCGTCACCGTGTCCGAAGCGACCGGCACCTTCACGATCCAGGGAGCCGCCGAGGTTCAGGGCGCGGCCGCCGTACCGGCGAAGGTCGTCCCGGCAGAGGGCGGCTGGCACCGGCTCGCGGACACCAAGGCTGCGGCCCAGGCCGAGGCCATGGCGGAGGCCGCTGCCGCGCCCTGGGTGGACGTGGCCGCATACCCCATCCCGATCATGGACAACCTGATGGCCGTCCATGAGGGCAAGGTGTACTCCGTCGCCGGAGTCACCAAGAGCGCCATGACCGCGGCAGGCTACGTCTACGACCCCTCTGCCAAGGCCTGGGCCGCGATCGCGCCGCTCGCCAAGCCGAGGGAGAAGCCGGCGGGCGCCTTCATCGACGGCAAGCTGTACGTCGTCGGTGGCTGGGCGGAGACCGGCGGCCCGGCCGCCGACGTCGAGGTGTTCGATCCGGCGACGGGCGCGTGGAGCAAGGCCGCGCCGAACCCCGAGCCGCTGGCCGCCTCGGCGGCGGCGGTCGTGGACGGCAAGCTGTACGTCGTCGGCGGCTGCGACGACGGCTACTGCGGCAGCACCACCGTCCAGTCCTACGACCCCAAGACCGACGCGTGGACGGCCAAGGCCGCCTACCCGCAGGAGATCTCCTGGCAGTCGTGCGGCACGATCGCCGGAAAGATCTACTGCGCGGGCGGGCTCAGCGACGACGCGGGCGTCACCGCGAACCTGCATGTGTATGACCCGGCCACCAACAGCTGGACCGCCCTGGCGCCCATGCCCACCGCGCTGTGGGGCTCGGGCTACGCCGCCGCGGGCGGACAGCTGCTCGTCTCCGGCGGTTCCACCGCCGAGGGCCTGACCAACGTGGGGTTCCGGTTCGATCCGCAGACCTCCAGCTGGACGCCGCTGCCCAACTCCAGCCAGCTCCTGCGGCGGGGCGGCAGCGCGTGCGGCTTCTACCGGGTCGGTGGTTCGACCGGCGACTTCACCGGTGTGACGGTGGCCGAGGTGCTCCCTGGCTACGACGCGTGCGGCGACGACGTGCCCTGGCTGTCGGCCGACCCCGTCCAGCTCGACCTGCAGCCCGGGCAGACCCAAACGGTGACCGTCACCATGGACAGCGCGGGAGTGGCCCAGCCCGGCACCTTCACCGCGGCGCTCAGGATCAGCTCCGACGCCGGCGACGTGGTCGACCCGGTGAAGGTGACGATGATCGTGGAGGCACCCGCCCGGTGGGGCAAGCTCAGCGGCGTGGTGACCAGGGCCTCGTGCGCGGGTGGCACGCCGCTGGAGGGCGCCACCGTGGTGGTCACCTCGGGTGGTGTCACGGAGGTGCTGAAGACGGGCCCCGACGGCGGCTACGCGCTCTGGCTGGACAAGCACCAGAGCCCGGTCACCGTGATCGCCAGCAGCGACGGCTGGCGCGCCGACACCGCCGAAGTCAAGATCAAGAAGGGTGAGGGCGCCACCGCGTCCTTCAAGCTGAACCCGTACCCGGCCTGCCGGTAA
- a CDS encoding helix-turn-helix transcriptional regulator, protein MTEIRHAPVAPTRTQRLASGGEIDAHRHDDHQIVYAARGVLAVTTSEGSWVAPGTRAIWVPAGTVHAHRAYGELDLHLVGLPATDNPLGLDTPTVLTVGPLLRELIVAYTRDGSGDSPERARLRAVLLDQLRASPQQPLHVPAPTEPMLRAVCAILQADPGDNRTLAELGREVGASDRTLSRMFRRDVGMTFPQWRTQLRLHHALILLADKTPVTVVAHRCGWSSASAFIDVFRHTFGHTPGTYPTAVTPIRRAVGVPGEADWLVPGHPGAG, encoded by the coding sequence ATGACGGAAATCCGCCATGCCCCGGTGGCCCCCACCCGTACTCAGCGGCTCGCCTCTGGGGGCGAGATCGACGCGCACCGCCACGACGATCACCAGATCGTCTACGCCGCCCGCGGGGTCCTGGCCGTCACGACCAGCGAAGGATCCTGGGTCGCGCCGGGCACGCGCGCTATCTGGGTGCCGGCCGGAACGGTGCACGCCCACCGGGCGTACGGCGAGCTGGACCTGCACCTGGTCGGGTTGCCGGCAACGGACAACCCGCTCGGCCTGGACACTCCGACCGTGCTCACCGTCGGCCCGCTGCTACGCGAGCTGATCGTCGCCTACACCCGCGACGGGAGCGGAGACAGCCCCGAACGGGCCCGCCTGCGCGCCGTGCTGCTCGACCAGCTCCGGGCTTCTCCCCAGCAACCGCTGCACGTGCCTGCCCCCACCGAGCCTATGCTGCGCGCCGTGTGTGCCATCTTGCAGGCCGACCCGGGCGACAACCGTACGCTCGCGGAACTCGGCCGCGAGGTTGGCGCCAGCGACCGTACCCTGTCCCGGATGTTCCGCCGCGACGTCGGCATGACCTTCCCGCAGTGGCGCACCCAGCTACGCCTACACCACGCACTGATCCTGCTGGCCGACAAGACGCCGGTCACCGTCGTGGCCCACCGCTGCGGGTGGTCGTCGGCCAGCGCCTTCATCGACGTGTTCCGCCACACCTTCGGCCATACCCCAGGCACCTACCCGACTGCGGTCACCCCCATCCGTAGGGCGGTCGGGGTGCCCGGGGAGGCCGACTGGCTGGTCCCCGGGCACCCCGGCGCAGGCTGA
- a CDS encoding NAD/NADP octopine/nopaline dehydrogenase family protein, with amino-acid sequence MRRKTSITLLSLGHACVDIYQGTVAALVPLFVAERAYTYATASGIVLAASLLSSVAQPVFGALTDRWAMPWLLPVSTMLAGAGIALSGLSGNYTLTLFFVAISGIGVAAYHPESARMARRASEGSHTAMAYFSAGGNIGFALAPLTVAAVAAIGGLGWTPLMVVPALAGTAMALPVLRALANRKSAESGVSAPVGPDDTASFVRLTLAVVFRSIAFIGLSTFISLYAQQRMNGTSAAGTIALFVLYLGGVIGSVLGGSAAARWGRVAVSRWSYAITVIAITGVVWVPGPAIYLFVALTSAGLYVPFSLQVTLGQDYLPTKVGTASGITLGLTVSIGGLASPVIGAVADATSLRTALTPLILMPVLSWLIFQTLRDPEAPPAFTSARSACPDGPARVWSDRAVRAFSGQRPGLSIRGVNVGGGRRRAVDTQPMGVVGSGNIARALAAHLASCGHEVVMYGRSPEKLAGVAEEGAIRTTGMLQGTFPVTEVTGDPRRLTERCQMIFVATVTTAYSDIAATLAPVLRPGQAVTLFSSKLFGSVAVARDLARHGAPDSVDVLETDCILAARVLPDGTVAMARKNWNLLSSPRRAAVDAHLPLLSGIFPGLEAASNLVHRGVSDFGAMAHVVISYVNLAKIDRAERVLFYEEGLSERTVRLLETVEQEFRSVAEAYDATMLPAATILDNYYGADTSSLLVAMRSVFVYRGVTAPTSVDDRLLQEDVINTLVPLEQLGQLAGVPTPMVSAMVSLAGALAGEDHRRTGRTLDSLGLGGLDHQKLRSWLASASAEQALQAAGR; translated from the coding sequence GTGCGACGGAAAACCTCGATCACTCTGCTCTCCCTTGGCCATGCCTGCGTCGACATCTACCAGGGCACCGTCGCGGCGCTGGTGCCGTTGTTCGTCGCCGAACGGGCTTACACCTACGCGACGGCATCCGGCATCGTGCTCGCCGCCTCACTGCTGTCTTCGGTCGCTCAGCCGGTGTTCGGCGCGCTCACCGACCGCTGGGCAATGCCCTGGCTGCTGCCGGTCAGCACCATGCTGGCCGGGGCGGGCATCGCGCTGAGCGGACTGAGCGGCAACTACACACTCACTCTCTTCTTCGTGGCGATCTCCGGCATCGGCGTGGCGGCCTACCATCCCGAATCCGCGCGCATGGCCCGCAGAGCCAGCGAGGGCAGCCACACCGCCATGGCGTACTTCTCCGCCGGCGGCAACATCGGCTTCGCGCTGGCGCCACTGACGGTCGCCGCCGTCGCGGCCATCGGTGGCCTGGGCTGGACGCCGCTGATGGTGGTGCCAGCTCTCGCTGGCACTGCGATGGCCCTGCCCGTCCTGCGCGCGCTGGCCAACCGTAAGAGCGCCGAAAGCGGAGTATCAGCGCCGGTCGGGCCCGACGACACCGCCTCGTTCGTGCGGCTGACGCTGGCCGTGGTGTTCCGGTCGATCGCCTTCATCGGCCTGAGCACGTTCATCTCCCTGTACGCCCAGCAGCGCATGAACGGCACCTCTGCGGCGGGCACCATCGCCCTGTTCGTGCTCTACCTCGGCGGTGTGATCGGCTCGGTCCTGGGCGGTTCCGCGGCAGCCCGATGGGGCCGGGTGGCAGTCTCCCGCTGGTCCTACGCGATCACCGTCATCGCGATCACCGGCGTGGTGTGGGTGCCTGGACCGGCCATCTACCTGTTCGTGGCCCTGACCTCGGCCGGCCTCTACGTTCCCTTCTCGCTCCAGGTCACCCTCGGCCAGGACTACCTACCCACAAAGGTCGGCACCGCCAGCGGCATCACCCTCGGCCTGACCGTCAGCATCGGCGGCCTCGCCAGCCCGGTCATCGGGGCTGTAGCCGATGCGACGTCGCTACGAACCGCGCTGACGCCGCTCATCCTCATGCCGGTGCTCAGCTGGCTGATTTTCCAAACCCTGCGAGACCCGGAAGCGCCACCCGCGTTCACCAGTGCCCGATCAGCATGCCCGGATGGGCCCGCGCGTGTGTGGAGCGACCGGGCCGTTCGGGCATTTTCCGGCCAGCGTCCCGGCCTGAGCATCCGTGGTGTCAACGTCGGCGGAGGAAGGAGACGGGCGGTGGACACGCAACCCATGGGCGTGGTGGGGTCGGGCAACATCGCCCGGGCACTCGCGGCGCACCTCGCCAGCTGTGGTCACGAGGTCGTCATGTACGGCCGGAGCCCCGAGAAGCTCGCCGGCGTGGCCGAGGAAGGGGCGATCCGGACGACGGGCATGCTGCAGGGGACCTTCCCGGTGACCGAGGTGACCGGCGACCCCCGGCGGCTGACCGAGCGCTGTCAGATGATTTTCGTGGCTACGGTCACCACCGCGTACTCCGACATCGCCGCGACCCTCGCCCCGGTGCTGCGGCCGGGACAGGCCGTGACGCTCTTCTCCAGCAAGCTGTTCGGCAGTGTCGCGGTGGCTCGGGATCTCGCCCGGCACGGCGCCCCGGACTCGGTCGACGTGTTGGAGACGGACTGCATCCTCGCCGCCCGGGTGCTGCCCGACGGCACCGTGGCGATGGCCCGCAAGAACTGGAACCTGCTCTCGTCACCCCGCCGGGCGGCGGTCGACGCGCACCTGCCCCTGCTGTCCGGGATTTTCCCCGGACTGGAGGCGGCCAGCAATCTGGTGCACCGGGGGGTGAGCGACTTCGGGGCGATGGCCCACGTAGTGATCTCGTACGTGAACCTGGCGAAGATCGACCGGGCCGAGCGAGTGCTCTTCTACGAGGAGGGGCTCTCCGAGCGCACGGTGCGGCTGCTGGAGACCGTCGAACAGGAGTTCCGCAGCGTGGCGGAGGCCTACGACGCCACTATGCTGCCGGCGGCGACGATCCTCGACAACTACTACGGGGCGGACACCTCCAGTCTGCTCGTCGCCATGCGCTCCGTCTTCGTCTACCGGGGCGTGACCGCCCCGACCAGCGTCGACGACCGGCTGCTGCAAGAGGACGTGATCAACACGCTGGTGCCCCTGGAGCAACTCGGGCAGCTCGCCGGGGTGCCCACTCCCATGGTCAGCGCCATGGTGAGCCTGGCCGGTGCCCTCGCCGGCGAGGATCACCGGCGGACCGGGCGGACCTTGGACAGCCTCGGCCTCGGCGGGCTGGACCATCAGAAACTGCGCTCGTGGCTGGCGTCGGCGTCGGCCGAGCAGGCGCTGCAGGCGGCCGGCCGGTGA
- a CDS encoding S8 family serine peptidase: MLLRRRLALRLGVVMSLLASAAAVVALSSGAQARDKIKPELRSALQSERTGSYWVRFTERPNLGAAAAQQDWNGRGEAVVKELRRSAARSQGDVIGKLRSSGADFDVFWASNTVYVKKGTLELAQSLAAESEVTSIEADHVYTLPEPTRGEDVAAAAADTVEWGIKAIGADRVWADFGARGAGIVIGSIDSGAQYDHPALVNSYRGKRGDGTFSHDYNWYDPALSCATPSLVPCDNTGHGTHTIGTMTGDGGEGSRIGVAPGAQWIAAKGCTDRTCPESALMASAQWMLAPTDLNGKNPRPELRPQVVNNSWGSPNGPIVEPWFKDVVDAWIAAGMFPMFANGNEGPGCNTAGSPGDYRNTYAAGAFDVNGAIALFSSRGSGEDGDIKPNIAAPGVNVRSAVPGNGYASMNGTSMASPHVAGAIALLWSAAPALLGDIPATRKLLDQTAVDVADTSCGGTAQDNNVWGEGKLDVLAAVTAAPVQNIGTLSGKATDARTGKPLAGVKVHVDGPLERDLVTGIDGGYSVRLLAGDYKITASMFGYVDVNRDVTIKADATVPADFVLETAPQGKVHGVIRDGSGQGWPLYAKISVAGLAAGPWFTDPQTGAYEIVLPEGTTYPLDVQAVYPGYQKLSVPVAFGGDAAKDFTLQIDANRCKAPGYQVNGLSENFDGTETPAGWTVESKTDGGMWVFDDPTPLGNRTPGGEGNFASVNSELSGYQKTQDTYLITPAIDLSATTEPVIRLKTEYFAPSWVRSTATIELSTDGGQNWAAAWSRAKGTVKDTLTVPIPQAAGKTDVRVRFHYTGSFDMWWEIDDVLVGEPTCAPVPGGLVVGQVTDRNTGAGLGATEVASTEARSQAGRSRATPEDTATGDGFYWAFLPRTAELTATHQKFTAQSKTVQITPGAITKADFSLAAGLAELSTAKLTAGQDLGTTGTATVTVTNKGTAPLRPRSGTVSGGARALAATGQPPVEVRANVTPSALTPSTEQAPRTDADATATGQEGDWSVLAPYPVGIMDPTVGTHEGRIYAVGGFDGAKTVATGYSYDPINERWDSIPQMQVARQRASGAFIDGKFYVAGGWDASVKVVGITEVYDPAKRQWSVAASPTKPLAAAGTVVLDGKLYLIGGCGSGNGTLAGDCGRTDVQIYDPATDTWRTAAPYPANVGWASCGAINGKIYCAGGMNSTAAGPVASAYSYDPVYDHWTPIADLPVGAWASAYSAGAGKLLVSGGIRGGITNGLVTNQGYAYDPASNAWTALPNTKYPLYRAGTTCGFTIIGGAASGWPGMARSQVLPGYEGCGTGEGSWLSAKVPSGTLAPGEKATISITFDTAKLEQPGKRQGQVVVMGDSPYASAGVDVALDVTPPPGWAKVEVSVVAQACDGTKTALPSAYLEIGSMARKSDANGRAVVWLPVQGKPDVRIIASKDGLASAVTTVQVKQGAATAELVLKPAGGCSAR; the protein is encoded by the coding sequence ATGCTCTTGAGAAGGCGGCTGGCGCTCCGCCTGGGAGTGGTGATGTCCCTCCTGGCCAGCGCCGCCGCCGTCGTTGCGTTGTCCAGTGGGGCCCAGGCCCGCGACAAGATCAAGCCGGAGCTGCGCTCGGCCCTGCAGTCCGAGCGGACCGGGTCGTACTGGGTGCGGTTCACCGAGCGACCCAACCTGGGGGCAGCCGCCGCGCAGCAGGACTGGAACGGGCGCGGCGAAGCCGTGGTGAAGGAACTGCGCCGGAGCGCGGCCCGTAGCCAGGGCGACGTGATCGGCAAGCTCAGGTCGTCGGGCGCGGACTTCGACGTGTTCTGGGCGTCCAACACGGTGTACGTCAAGAAGGGCACCCTGGAACTGGCCCAGTCGCTGGCCGCCGAGAGCGAGGTCACCTCCATCGAGGCCGACCACGTGTACACGCTGCCCGAGCCCACCCGGGGCGAGGACGTGGCCGCCGCCGCGGCCGACACAGTGGAGTGGGGCATCAAGGCCATCGGCGCCGACCGCGTCTGGGCCGACTTCGGCGCGCGCGGCGCGGGCATCGTCATCGGCAGCATCGACAGCGGCGCCCAGTACGACCACCCGGCGCTGGTCAACTCCTACCGCGGCAAGCGGGGCGACGGCACCTTCAGCCACGACTACAACTGGTACGACCCCGCGCTGAGCTGCGCCACACCGTCCCTGGTGCCGTGTGACAACACCGGGCACGGCACCCACACCATCGGCACCATGACGGGTGACGGCGGCGAGGGCAGCCGCATCGGCGTTGCGCCCGGCGCGCAGTGGATCGCCGCCAAGGGCTGCACGGACCGCACCTGCCCGGAGTCGGCGCTGATGGCCTCGGCGCAGTGGATGCTGGCGCCCACCGACCTCAACGGCAAGAACCCCCGCCCGGAGCTGCGCCCGCAGGTCGTGAACAACTCCTGGGGCAGCCCCAACGGCCCCATCGTGGAGCCGTGGTTCAAGGACGTGGTCGACGCCTGGATCGCCGCGGGCATGTTCCCGATGTTCGCCAACGGCAACGAGGGCCCCGGCTGCAACACCGCAGGCAGCCCCGGTGACTACCGGAACACCTACGCGGCGGGCGCGTTCGACGTCAACGGCGCCATCGCGCTGTTCTCCTCCCGCGGTTCCGGCGAGGACGGCGACATCAAGCCCAACATCGCCGCGCCGGGCGTCAATGTCCGCTCGGCCGTCCCCGGCAACGGCTACGCCTCGATGAACGGCACCTCGATGGCCTCCCCGCACGTCGCGGGGGCCATCGCACTGCTCTGGTCGGCCGCACCGGCGCTGCTCGGCGACATCCCCGCCACCAGGAAGCTGCTCGACCAGACCGCCGTGGACGTCGCGGACACGTCCTGCGGTGGCACCGCGCAGGACAACAACGTCTGGGGCGAGGGCAAGCTCGACGTGCTCGCCGCCGTCACCGCCGCGCCGGTGCAGAACATCGGCACGCTGAGCGGCAAGGCGACCGACGCCAGGACCGGCAAGCCGCTGGCCGGCGTCAAGGTGCACGTCGACGGCCCGCTCGAGCGTGACCTGGTCACCGGGATCGACGGCGGTTACAGCGTCCGCCTGCTGGCCGGTGACTACAAGATCACCGCGTCGATGTTCGGCTATGTCGACGTCAACCGCGACGTGACCATCAAGGCGGACGCGACCGTTCCGGCCGACTTCGTGCTGGAGACCGCGCCCCAGGGCAAGGTCCACGGCGTGATCCGCGACGGCTCCGGCCAGGGCTGGCCGCTGTACGCGAAGATCAGCGTGGCAGGGCTCGCCGCCGGGCCGTGGTTCACCGACCCGCAGACCGGCGCGTACGAGATCGTGCTGCCCGAGGGCACCACCTACCCGCTGGACGTGCAGGCGGTCTACCCCGGCTACCAGAAGTTGAGCGTGCCCGTGGCGTTCGGGGGTGACGCCGCCAAGGACTTCACCCTCCAGATCGACGCCAACCGCTGCAAGGCGCCCGGCTACCAGGTCAACGGCCTCTCCGAGAACTTCGACGGCACCGAGACGCCCGCCGGCTGGACGGTGGAGTCCAAGACGGACGGCGGCATGTGGGTCTTCGACGACCCGACTCCCCTCGGTAACCGCACGCCGGGCGGCGAGGGCAACTTCGCCTCGGTGAACAGCGAGCTCTCCGGCTACCAGAAGACGCAGGACACTTACCTGATCACCCCGGCGATCGACCTGTCCGCCACCACCGAGCCCGTGATCAGGCTGAAGACGGAGTACTTCGCACCCTCCTGGGTGCGCTCCACCGCGACGATCGAGCTGTCCACCGACGGCGGTCAGAACTGGGCCGCGGCGTGGAGCCGTGCCAAGGGCACCGTCAAGGACACCCTCACGGTCCCGATCCCGCAGGCCGCGGGCAAGACCGACGTGCGCGTCCGCTTCCACTACACCGGCTCGTTCGACATGTGGTGGGAGATCGACGACGTCCTCGTCGGCGAGCCCACCTGCGCCCCGGTGCCCGGCGGCCTGGTGGTCGGCCAGGTGACCGACCGCAACACCGGCGCCGGGCTCGGCGCGACCGAGGTGGCCTCCACCGAGGCCCGCTCGCAGGCCGGTCGCTCCCGCGCAACGCCGGAGGACACCGCCACCGGTGACGGCTTCTACTGGGCCTTCCTGCCCCGTACCGCGGAGCTGACCGCCACCCACCAGAAGTTCACCGCCCAGAGCAAGACGGTGCAGATCACCCCCGGTGCGATCACCAAGGCCGACTTCTCGCTGGCCGCCGGCCTGGCCGAGCTGTCCACCGCGAAGCTGACGGCCGGCCAGGATCTGGGCACCACCGGCACCGCCACGGTCACCGTCACCAACAAGGGCACCGCTCCGTTGCGCCCGCGCAGCGGTACGGTCTCCGGCGGTGCGCGCGCCCTCGCCGCGACCGGGCAGCCTCCGGTCGAGGTGCGGGCGAACGTGACGCCGAGTGCGCTGACCCCGAGCACCGAGCAGGCGCCGCGTACCGACGCGGACGCCACCGCGACCGGGCAGGAGGGCGACTGGTCGGTCCTGGCCCCGTACCCCGTGGGCATCATGGACCCGACGGTCGGCACGCACGAGGGCAGGATCTATGCCGTCGGCGGTTTCGACGGCGCGAAGACCGTCGCCACCGGCTACAGTTACGACCCGATCAACGAGCGCTGGGACAGCATCCCGCAGATGCAGGTGGCCAGGCAGCGGGCCTCGGGCGCGTTCATCGACGGCAAGTTCTACGTCGCGGGGGGATGGGACGCCTCCGTCAAGGTCGTCGGCATCACCGAGGTGTACGACCCGGCCAAGCGTCAGTGGAGCGTGGCCGCCAGCCCCACCAAGCCGCTGGCCGCCGCGGGCACCGTAGTCCTGGACGGCAAGCTCTACCTGATCGGTGGGTGCGGCTCGGGCAACGGCACGCTCGCGGGCGACTGCGGCAGGACCGATGTCCAGATCTACGACCCGGCCACCGACACCTGGCGTACGGCGGCGCCGTACCCGGCCAATGTCGGCTGGGCCTCCTGTGGTGCGATCAACGGGAAGATCTACTGCGCGGGCGGCATGAACTCCACCGCCGCGGGCCCCGTCGCCTCCGCCTACTCCTACGACCCGGTCTACGACCACTGGACGCCCATTGCCGACCTGCCCGTCGGCGCATGGGCCTCGGCCTACAGCGCGGGCGCTGGCAAGTTGCTGGTCTCCGGCGGTATCCGCGGCGGCATCACCAACGGCCTTGTCACCAACCAGGGCTACGCCTACGACCCGGCCAGCAACGCCTGGACGGCGCTGCCCAACACCAAGTACCCGCTGTACCGGGCGGGCACCACGTGCGGCTTCACCATCATCGGCGGTGCGGCCAGCGGCTGGCCCGGCATGGCCAGGTCGCAGGTGCTGCCCGGCTACGAGGGCTGCGGCACCGGCGAGGGCTCCTGGCTGTCGGCCAAGGTGCCGTCGGGCACCCTGGCCCCGGGTGAGAAGGCCACCATCAGCATCACCTTCGACACGGCCAAGCTCGAGCAGCCGGGCAAGCGCCAGGGCCAGGTCGTGGTCATGGGCGACTCGCCGTACGCATCCGCCGGCGTGGACGTCGCGCTCGACGTGACGCCCCCACCGGGCTGGGCCAAGGTCGAGGTCAGCGTCGTCGCGCAGGCCTGCGACGGGACGAAGACGGCGCTGCCGTCGGCGTACCTGGAGATCGGCTCGATGGCTCGCAAGAGCGACGCCAACGGCAGGGCCGTCGTCTGGCTGCCGGTCCAGGGCAAGCCCGACGTCCGGATCATCGCCAGCAAGGACGGCCTCGCCTCGGCCGTCACCACCGTCCAGGTCAAGCAGGGTGCGGCGACGGCCGAGCTGGTGCTGAAGCCGGCGGGCGGGTGTTCGGCCCGATGA